AAGTTGTGTAGCAGAAAGGTGGCCGTCACCCTGGTGGTATGTCGTTCTCAAGCAGTGAAAGGGCGCTAGGGCTGTGGCACCATAGCCTCATGTTTGGGATCCTCAAGTCATGCCCCGCCTGTTGATTGTCAATCCGAACAGCACGGTTGCCATGACCGAGCGCATGGGCCACACGGCTCAATCGGTCATCGGGGATCAAGCCGAGATTCAAACGCGCACCAATTTGACGGGGCCGGCAGCGGTTGAGGGATGCCGGGATGGAGTCTTGGCGGGGCCAGGGATCCTGAAAATCCTGACGGAAGAATCCTATGACGCGGCGAGATCATCGGCTGCTTTGATGACACAGCTCTAGAAGCGGCCCAGGAAGTCTGTTCCGTACCCGTGATTGGCATTGGGCAAGCCAGTTTCCACGCAGCGAGTCTTCTGGGTCGGCGCTTTGCTGTGGTTACCACCCGTCCGATCTCGGTGCCCATCCTCGAGGACAATATCCAAAAATTGGGCTTGTGGAGCCGTTGTAGCGGCGTAGTAGCCAGCCAAATCGGGGTGTTGCAGTTGGAACGGGATCCCGTCGCCTCCCAGCAAATTCTGGAGCAAATTGCCGAAAAAACTGTGCAGAGTTTGCAACCCAATGTATTGGTACTCGGCTGTGCCGGTATGACAGGATTAGCCGACTATCTCTCCACACGATTGGGGATCCCGGTGATCGATCCGATTGTGGCGGCAACCTCTCTAGCGTTGGCTCTCGCCCGAATGGCTGCTACTGGATAGGGATCCCCCGATTCAGGCGATCCAACACCTGCAACTGCCGATGGAGCATCTCGATACGGGGTAGGTGGATCCCAGCTTGTCGGGCATAGCGCAGTGGGTTAGCAAAAATTGCTTGCAGTTCCAGGGGGCGTTTGCGTTCGTAGTCGATCTTCATGCTAGTACGGTAGGGAGCCATCTTTTCGGTATTGGCCAGCATTTGCTCGATCACCGAGTCGGGAATGTGGCGATCACAAGCAGCAGCCCCCTGCACCACCTCCTGCATGAGAGTTTCTGCCAGAGCACGGGCCTCGGGATCCCCAATCATCTGCTGAGTATCAGCATTGAACACCACCGACAGGCCATTGAAGGGAATGTTCCAGACCAACTTTTGCCAGCGGGCCATCATCAAATCGGGAGAGAGCGATGTCGGGATCCCGGCCTGTTGAAAGTCCGCTTGCACCTGTTCCAGTCGAGGTGGGATCCCTTGGGCAGCATAGTCGGGGCCATACTGAGCCAGCAGGATCGGCCCATAGTCCAGGTGGTGAATGTGGCCTGGGCCAACTTTATTGGAGCTGATGAAACACAAGCCCCCGATCACCCGTTCCGGGCCAACATACTCGGCGATCTCAGGCTCCACTCCGAGCCCGTTTTGTAGCAGAATCACCACGCCACTCTCCGCCAGCACCGGTGGGATCAACTGCGGCAAAAGGGCATTTTGGGTGGCTTTCAAAGCCACGATCACCTCTGTGCAAGCGGGCATATCCATCACGGAGGCATGGGCTTTCACTTGCGGCAAATGAAAATCGCCCCAGCAAGACTGCACCCACAACCCCTTTTGGCGAACCTGCTCGTAGTCACTGTGGAGCAAAAAATGCACATCAAAGCCTGCCTGTTGCAACTTGGCTCCGTAAAACCCCCCCAAAGCACCCGTACCCAGCACAGCATAACGACGGGTTTCCGGCAGCAAGGACATGGTGGAGCGGTTCGGTAGATCATCCCTAAAATATCGTACCCCGGATCCTGGTTTTGCCCTAGCTTAGAGAGGACTACTCATTGGCAGAGGGTTGCAGGAAATGCTTACGGAAATACTGAATGGTTTCAAGCCGCAATAAGCCCTGTTCTATCAGGGGATCCCCCCAATGATCTGACTCATCCATGGATGGTAGGGACTCCAGCACCGTATTGTCGAGCAAATCGGCAGCCTTGAGAAATTCCTCCACCCGCCGACAGCCAGCCAGACGTGCAGAGTATCCACCATCGGCAAAAAATTTAATGGTAGTCGCCTTCAAGCCGGTACACTCGCCGATCACCGCCGTTAACTTACCCCCCGACTGTTGCCAAGTAGTGAGCACATGCTCAATCTGCAGCTGATCCAACAAGCCCGCCTCCTGCAAATTCTGGAAAAGGTGTCGTGCCCAAGGGGTAAGTTCCGCCAACAGGGGATCCGGCAAGGTATCCTCATCAGGGTTTGGGAGCAGTTCCCCGTCGTCTACTTCATTTCTCCCTTGATTTCTTGCTTGCGGCCCTTCAAATCCCCCGGTTCGCGCCGACACACGTCCCCGGGTGGAGCCAACCAGAGTGCTAGCCGCCTCCAATTCCGCTCGGGCCGCCTCGGCGATCAGCTTTTGTTGTTCGTAGCTCACCTGCAACAGACGGTTCTGATCCTGCTGAATTTTCAAATTCTCTTGCAAAGATTCCAGGCTTTGTCGATAGGCAGCCAGCAGCTCCCGCGCATGTTGCAGTTCCACCGTCAGGTTGGCTTGCTGCTCCTGTAGAGCACTGAGACGGGATCTGAAGCTTTTCATCTGTTGCTGCGCTTGCTGCAAGGCTTCCTGGCGAGTTTGCAGGGCTCCCTCCAATTCAGCCATGCGCTGATCCATTTCTTCCCGTTCCGCCGTCATTTGGGCGATCTGAGCTTGGCTTTGCTGCAGTTGCTCCTCCTGCTGGGTGATTTGTGCTTCATACTCCCGATTGACGGTGATCAACCGGGTCATTTCCGCCTGGAACTGTCCCAGTTGAGCCTGTAAAGCCTCCACATGCTTTGGATGAGGACGACCGGAGAGCTGAGCTCTTTGAATGTCGTGTTCCTGTTGCAACCGAGCATAGCGCTCTTCCCAGGATCGCAGGGCTGCCGACGATTCCAGAAGTTGCTCTTGTAGACTGGCTACCTGTGCTTGCAGACGGACTAGTTCTAGGGATTCCACCCCACTAACCTGATCCTCTACCGGCTCTGCGGGATCTGAAGTGACCGCCTGCGGGATCCCTTGCAAAAAAAGTTTCGCTTCTAACCGGTCTCGTTCCGACTGGAGTTGTTGTATCTGTTGTAGGGCAGATTCTAGCTGAGCCTGTAAATCGGCTACAACACTGGTGGGCACAGAATCCATCTGGCGCCTTTGCAGAATCTGGATTTGCTCTTGTAACTGCTCCAATTCCGATTGATAGCAATCCTGCTGGGTTTGTAGCTGGCGTTGGGCCTTTTGTTCGGCAGCACGGGCATTGGCCAGATCAGTTTCCAGCCGCTGAAGTTGCTCCCGCCAAACCATCAAATCCTGCTGCAAAGTCGCCTGTTGCTGGATCTCCGCCTGTTGCAGACGAATGGTGGCTTCCAATTTTTGAATCCGCTGTTGGTACTGGCTCTGAAAATCCGCAACCTGCTGGTTCATATTGGCCAGGATCCCGTCCCATTCCCGCTCCTGTAGGTGAATCTGTAATTTGAGGGCTTCCACCTGTCTGCGGTAGTCGGCGATGGTTGTCGGTTGCGACTCGGGAGCAAAGGGGGAGTTAGGGTCTAGCACCTGAGGAGCCAGCAGAGCTGCCACAGGTTCGGCCCCTGGCTTAGGGACGGGGGGAAGTTCTTCTGCTGTTTTCAATTCTGCCGGGATCCCGGAGTCCTGGGACTGGAGTCCTTCCGTCAGTTCTTCTCGATAGGGAGTAGGAGCAGGAGTTCTCGCCTGAATTTGGATGATCTGTAGGGGATCCACAGATTCCACAGGTTCAGGTTCTACCGGAGTTGATGGCAGTGCAGGTTCCGGAGCAGCAGCTAAAAACGACTGGAGGGCTTCCCAAGCGTTAGGGGAGGCCAGCCGCTGTAATTGCACCTGCGCATCCAAAGCGTGATCCAAGGTTGACTGCTGTACCCAGCCTTTCCAGGTCAGGATCTCCCCCAGCTTCCGGCCATAACGCCGTTGCTGCGCCAGAGCCACCCGCAACTGCTCAAAATCTAGGTAGCCCAATGCCACCAAGATCTCCCCCAGAGAGAGGGCCTGACTGGGAATAAAGCGATAGAGATCCGACAACTGCAACCAACCCCGCTCCAGACACACTTCCCCCAACTTGAGGTGGTTTTGCTGCTGTTCCCGCAGAGCCTGGGCCAATTGGGATTGGGAAAGCATCCCAGCCCGCACCAAGCGCTGTCCGAGGGGCAAACTCGACTCAAGTTCATCCGCCGCAGCGGCACTTTTGGCTTCAAGAAACGGAAATGGGGTGGAACCGGAGGAAGAGGAGCGTGGGGGCATCTAGATGGGCTCCTAGCTCAGCATTTACGCCGTACTTTAACCTATCGTTCCCCAGAGGTGAACAGAGATGTCGGCTTGGGCTTCAAAACGAGGCAGCCTTTTCCAGCGTTATCTGAT
The sequence above is a segment of the Synechococcus sp. Nb3U1 genome. Coding sequences within it:
- a CDS encoding aspartate/glutamate racemase family protein, whose protein sequence is MPRLLIVNPNSTVAMTERMGHTAQSVIGDQAEIQTRTNLTGPAAVEGCRDGVLAGPGILKILTEESYDAARSSAALMTQL
- a CDS encoding aspartate/glutamate racemase family protein; amino-acid sequence: MIGIGQASFHAASLLGRRFAVVTTRPISVPILEDNIQKLGLWSRCSGVVASQIGVLQLERDPVASQQILEQIAEKTVQSLQPNVLVLGCAGMTGLADYLSTRLGIPVIDPIVAATSLALALARMAATG
- a CDS encoding putative 2-dehydropantoate 2-reductase; amino-acid sequence: MSLLPETRRYAVLGTGALGGFYGAKLQQAGFDVHFLLHSDYEQVRQKGLWVQSCWGDFHLPQVKAHASVMDMPACTEVIVALKATQNALLPQLIPPVLAESGVVILLQNGLGVEPEIAEYVGPERVIGGLCFISSNKVGPGHIHHLDYGPILLAQYGPDYAAQGIPPRLEQVQADFQQAGIPTSLSPDLMMARWQKLVWNIPFNGLSVVFNADTQQMIGDPEARALAETLMQEVVQGAAACDRHIPDSVIEQMLANTEKMAPYRTSMKIDYERKRPLELQAIFANPLRYARQAGIHLPRIEMLHRQLQVLDRLNRGIPIQ